TGGAAACTGGCCCGCGAACTGTTACGGAGCGTCATTCAGTGGACCGAGAACACCGACTTCCCGCGCTTCGACGCGCGGGAATGGCAGCACTATCTCGTCGTCGAAGTCCGCCCGGACGAAGTTGCCGTGTCGGATATGACCGACGACGGTGAGATCCGCTCGTTGCTATTCGGTGGCGACGATGAACAGTGGGAGGCGAAGCGGCGACGGATGCAGCGGGAAGTGAAAACGCGCCTGTCTCGCCTCTGCCGGGCGTTCGGGAGCACCGACGGGTGTGAGACGACCCACGTCGGTCCCGCCGAGCATGCGCTCCTCTTGGGGCGCTACTGGAGCGGGACGGAGCACTCCTTCGACACCGAGCGGGTGACGAAAGATATCGATGCCGCGGTATGGCCCCACACCGCCGAGAAGGGCGACAGTCCGCGCCCGGAAGCGGTAGACGAAACCGACACGCCACGGACAGGTGTGGCGGATGTCGCGACGGTGGAAGCGACGACCGACGGCGGCACTGTCTCGCAACCAGTCGCAACGAGTACGCACGTGGATGAGGATGCCGACGAAGACACATCGTTCCTTGCGCAGGTTCGTGAAGGCTTACTCGCCCCGCTCACGAACGGCGATGACGGCGCCGGCCTGGCGCATGACCGCATTCAGGAACTCCTCGCGCCACAGACGTTTGACGCCCGCGACGGCTACGTGCGAACGGGCCAACAGTACTGTCGGACCTACTGGATTGCTGATTGGCCGGTCGAGCCCCGAGAGAAGTTCCTGGAGCAGATCTACACCATGCGAGGCGTGGATGTGGACGTCTGTTTGGACGTTCGCGAGCGGGACAAGCGCATGACCGAGCTGGAATTGAAGGACACGATCGGGGAGATTGACGCGAACATCGACGAGCGCAAAGACGTGAGCGACGTGTCGGCGATTCTCGTCGAGGACGACCTCGACCCGTACGTGAAGATGTACAAACTCCTCCACCACACCCAGGCCCAACCGTGGGACTTGAGCGGGTACGTGACGGTTCGCGCAGGAACGCGCCAAGCGCTCGACAAAGCCGAGGAACGAATCGAGGAGGGGCTGGCGACAGAAGAGGATCTTACGCTGGATATCGCGAAACACCGGGCACTCGAAGACGATTGCAACAAGGTCCGGGACACGCTCGAAAGCGCACCCGCTCACCTGACGGTGCTGGCCCCGGAACAGCGCCAGGCCGAGCTATTCGAATCCTGCTCACCGAACGGGCGGGACAAATTCGCCGACGTCTCAACGCGCGAGCGCTATTCGCTCACGTTGTCGGGAACAGTCGCGGCGGCCTTCCCACCCGTTTCGGCGTACATCGACGAGGAGGGCGGCGTCGAACAAGGTCGAAACGTCCAGAACGGCAGTGAAATCGTCAAAGATCAATTCTCGGTTGCGCCGGGCCATCGGTTGACGATCGGGAACTCTGGGAGCGGCAAATCGTACCACGTCGGTAAGCAAGCGGTTCGCTGGTATTTGGCTGACGAGAACCGCACGCTGATCCTCTGTGACACGATGGGCGAGTTCGGGAGTCTCATGGACCTACTGAACGGTGAGCACATCACTCTTGACGGCTCCCAGACGATCAATCCGCTTCACATTGAGGAAACACCGGAAAGGGCACTGGAAGCGTCAGGGAATCTTGACCCTTACGCGATGAAGTTCTCTGAAGCGCGCAACTTCATTCTCGACATGATTGGTGATGAGGAGGGCGATTTCGCCCCACTCGTCTCTGACGCACTGAACAATACCTACGAACAGGCAGGGGTGATGAAAGAGGATGTCACGACGCACAAACCCGAGAACAGTCCGACCATGGCCGACTTTCGAGAGGTCGTCAACGACATGGGCGAGAATCCGGGCGAGTACGTCGATTCAGAACTCGAGAAGGCACAGATAAAAGAGAACGCCGGCCCACTTCTCCGACGGCTCAGTGGCTTCAAAGAGGGCGGTGAACACGACGCGCTCGTCGGGGAATCCGAGGCACACATCCGCCCCGGAGAAGTGTCGTATCTCGACTTGCAGCAAATCCAGGGCATTGGTGAAGCGGCAGACAAGGCAACAACACTTCAGCTCATGCTCGGGCAGGTCTACCAAGCAGTGAAACGTGCCCCGAGTAAGACCCTCTTCGTCATTGACGAAGCGCACTACCTCTTCCAATCGAAGGAAATCCTATCGTGGCTTCAACAGTCAGCACGCCACTGGCGGCACTTCAACGCCGGACTGTGGTTCCTCTCCCACCGCCCGGCAGACTTCGCAAGTGCCGATGACACGGATATGCAAGAGGCGAAACGTGCCATCCTCGGCCAAGTTCCAACAACCGAGTTCTTCTACACAGACCGACTGGAAGAAGAGGACGCCAAGCAGCGCTTCGGGATGAACGACGAGCAACTGAACTTCATTACTTCCCAAGCCAAACGCGGAGAGGACGATGTCGGATACTCCGACTACCTCGTCGATTATGCGGACGTCGAAGGGTGGATGCACGCCCAAGAACGGGCCTCTCCATTCGAGCATATCATCTACAGCTACAAATCCAGTGAACACGGTCCCTTCGAGGAGTACGTCGCGGACGAATGGGGTGACATCTAATGGGGTTGTTCGGCAGTGACGAGGAGACGGGCGACTACACTGCAACACAACTCGGCGAGTCGTACACCCAAACCGTCGACGAGACGCCGGGCGTGTTGCTCGGCATTCGGCCCTACAAAGACAACCAGGGGATTGTCGACGGTGCCGCGATGCTCCAATCGCTTCACGACGTTCGGACGAAGGGATTTCGGGACAAGAACATCAGCCAGCACCACTCCTTCGAACTGTGGTACGACGAGGAGAAGCTGAAGTTCTACATGCACGCCGCCGACGAGGACGCCGCCGACAAGTTCCGCCGGCGCGTCGCAAACAGCTATTCGAACACCCAGGTGTTTCAGGTGGAAGGTGGCGATGCGTTCCCACAGATCCGCCCTGACGACTACGTGGCGGGCGCGGAACTCGACTTGAACCGCCACTACTACTACCCGATTCGCAACCATCAGGGCGAAGGCTTCGAGCGGGACCCATACGGCGAAGTGACGAGCGAGATGCTCACGACGCCGGAAACGCGAGTGGTTGTCCAGGTCGTCTTTCGCCCGGCAAAGAACGACTGGACGGAAGGCAACGGCGGCCTCCTGTCCCGGGACGAAGGCGTCGACGACGTCGCCGAAGGGCTTCGATCGGACCAGGTCGTCGGGTGGCTGAACCCCCGCACTCGTGACGCGAGTAAGAAAGACCGCGAAGCGGCGGATATCGTCGAAATGCAGCGGGGACAGTACGGGTTCCACACCAACATGCGGATCCTCGCCGCCTCGCCCGACAAGTACGAAGCCGAATCACGGGCCCGAGGCGTGGCGGGGATGTTCACGCGCTACTACAACACGATGACCGAACAGGGCTTCACCGACGCGCCTGTCCCGGCCAGCGATCGTCCCGCGTTCATCGAGAAACTTCACACTCGCGAGTGGGAGGACCGTGAGATGATCCTCTCGGTGAACGAACTCGCTGGGGCCGCGCATATTCCGAACAAGGAGATTGAAACGCCGAAAATCGACTGGCGTTACGCCCAACGTGGCGGCGAAGTGCCGGCCGACAGTCAACGCGAAGAGTAACAGCGACGGCGATCCCCCGTTTCCCGGATGGTTCACGCCATCACGTCGGTGCAAGTCCGACGCCGGGGCTTGGTGATTCACGATGTTCAACAACCTATTCGGCGGCGACGAGCCCGACGATGAAGACGACGACACACACGCCCAGAACACCGATCGCGAGGACGAGATCTCCGATGAGCTTCGCACACCGACGGGTGAGCCGTATCAGATTACGCCAACCGGGAACGATCGAATCGGCGGCGCCGAGGTGCTCACACACACGGAGGAAAACGACGTCGTCGCCGGCCCGAAGGTCCGCCAACTGATCGAAGGGTCACGCGACCGCCCTAAGGGGCCGCTGTGGATTGGCTACAACGACAGCGCCCAGGAAGGCTTTCGCGAGGTCCCGGTCGAGTTCGGCTCGCTCTTTCAGCACAACTGGGTGTGTGGCACGACCGGCGCCGGGAAGACGACCGAGCTCCTGAACTGGATGGTTCAGTTAGCGTACGCCGGCCACGGGTTCGTCTACTTCGACCCGAAGGCACGTGACTCAAAGGAACTCCTCCAGCTGCTCCCGGAGGACCGCCTCGATGATGTGGTCTGGATTGAACCCGGCGACGAAGACTTTGAGCGCAACATCGGCATCAACTTCCTCGAAATCCCCGAGACGGATAGCCAGGTCGAACTGGAGCGGGAGATCGAGGACCGCCTGGAAAATCTGAAAGCGATTCTCGACAACGACGACTATTGGGGCCCACGAATGCGGGCGATTACCGAGAGTATGGGCCGCGCGATGATGAAATCGGACAAAGACTACTCGGTGATCGATTTCTACTTTGTGCTGCTGAACCAGGAGCGCCGCGAACAGTTCGCCGAGGAGGTCGAGGACCCATACATCAGGGAGTTCGTGAATGAGATTGCGGAGATGGACGACGACGCCGTTCGCCCCCTCCTGTCGCGAGTGAAAAACTGGGTTGAGAACGGCGTGATCCGCCGGATTATCGCCCAGCGTGAGAGTTCGATTGACTTTCAGAACATCATCAACGAGAACAAGATCGTGATCGTCCGCACGCCCGTCTCGAATCAGGACGTCAAACAGATGATCACGCTCGGGGTCATGCGGCCGATTTGGAGTGCCGTCCAGGACCGATCTTTTGAAAACGACGACAACGAGCCGTTTTTCGCTATCTTCGACGAGTTCGACGCCATCGCCAGTAACAACCTCGACGTGAAGAACATGCTCTCACGCGCCCGGTCGATGCGCCTCTCGGTGACGATCGCCTGCCAGTATCCGGAACAACTGAACGAAGTCGGTGTGTTGAGCGCCGTGAAAGCAAACTGTAACAATCGCGTGATCTTCCGGCTGCCGAACGACGAAGACGCTCGTCCCGTCGCGAAGCTGTTCAAAGGGTACACAGAGGAAGACCTTATGGAAACCGAGAACTACCAGGTTTGGACGAAAATCCCCATCAAAGGCGGCACGCAGTACTCCGACCCACTCAAGATTCACACCTTCGCGCCGTATCCACCGCTCCGGTCGGAAGCCGATGCCGAGGACGTGATTCGCCGAAGCCTCGAACGGTATGGGAGCCCGCCAGTCACCGACGCCGAGATTCAGCGCGAGCTTCCCTACGGCGACCTCCAGGAAGGCACCACGCCGACCACCGCCGCGGAGATCGACACCGCGAACGACGAGCGAACGCGGGATTTGGCACTGAAAGCCGTCTTCGACACCTCCATTCGGGACGGCAACCCTGGGGGTTTCGTCCCGATAACCGCCTGTCTCGACCGCCTCCAGCGGTACCTTGCGGTGAGCAACGGGTTGGAAACGAGTGGAAAGGCATGGCGCCACGTCTTCAAGAGCATTCCCGAAACGCACCTCGCCCACGAAGAACGCGACGGGGACATGTTCGTCAAAGTGCTTACGAAGAGCTTCATGCAAGTCGGGGACAACGAGAACGACGGGAGCGCCGAACACTGGGCGCCGATGGAAGATGCCTACGTGCCGCTCACACAACTCGGGTTCATCGTCGACATTCCGGCACAGGACACCAGCGACATGCCCGACGCGACCGCAAGCATCGAGGACGCGCTCACCATCCCTGAGAACGCGGACAACGAGGAGATCGCTGACGCCGTCGCGCGGTACCGAGAGTATCATCCGCTCCTCAACCGCCTGGCTGGAACGAAGGACGTCTACATCGAAAGCGAGCACACAACCGGGGATAGCCAACCCTCGCAGACAGTCCGCAACGTCATGCAGGCGGTGAATGAGGGCCGGCGGTGCTTGCTCGTTTCCCGTGAAAAGACGGCCAAGCGGGTGCATACGACACTGCTCCAGGAGCCGAAAGGGAGCCACAAAAACCACCCAGTCGAAGGCGAGCGGCGCTTTTACACACTGACGAGCGGCGTCACGATCGACGGCGACGCCATGACTCGCCCCGGGAGTTCGGATAACGTCTGGGTGTACGAGGAGAGCAGCGTCGAGTACGTCCTTCGCGACGACAAGGGAACGGAACACGCCCGCTTCGAGAGCGCGGAGGCCATCTTCGAGGACGAGACAGCCTACCCGATGGGCGGCGATCGGGGAATCAAGGCGCCGATCATCCCCGAGTACGACACGGACATGCTGGACATCATCGTGGTCAAAGAGGACGCGAAGACGCCGGCGGACTTACTGGTTTATCGGGAGGACGGGGACCACATCCCGCTGGATATGCTCGTCGACCAGGAGGCAGAGCAGCAAGCGGAGAGCACCGACGAGAGCGACAAAGGCGGCGAGGATATCATCGACGCGCTTCGCTAATTCACGCCGAGCAGCTCACGCATTTCGGCGACATTCTCGTCACTCACTGCATCGCTTTGGGACGCCAACAGGACAAGCGCCTTCTTGATTTTCTCCTGGTCGTCCAGCTGATTCTCGACTGTTTCGAGCCGATTCTCGACAGCACCAACCCGCGCCGCTGTCTCGGCGGTTGGCGGTGGCGTCAGCGCCGTGTCTGTCTGCTTGATGAACTCCTCGGCGAACTCGGTCAGTCGCCAGATCCGAGCCGGACGGCCACCCCCAGCGGGGTACTCGCGCTCTCCTGTATCCTCGATTAATCCCCACTCTTCCAGCGTCACCAAATGGTGGTTAGCGCTCCCTGTCGGGACGTCGGCACGCTCGCGAAGAACGGATGTATTCAACTCGGTTTCATCGCTGCTCGCGAAGGCCGCGAGGATGCTCCGGCGGTGCTGGCTCCCCTGGTCGAGCTTCCGCTTAATGGTCTCCATTTTGGGCCCGTGATACGTATCGTCAGTGATGGAATTGTCAGCTGGCATAACCGGTCACAAGCAAGGATAACGGAGTGAGACAACAATAATATTCCGATTGTACCAAGTTGGTTTGAGATTCCCGAAGGAAAGCCATGGGAAACAACATCGGAGAAAAAATAACGAGAAGAGGGGTCAATAGCAGAAAGGTGCGGGATGTGATAGGAAGAAAAGCATAGGAAATACTGGAGTGTCGAGCAGGGCGGCACCCTCTGAACCGAAGTGAAAACAACACCCCACAGTACGAGTGAAATGGCACCCCAGATGGGCGCAAAAATGGGCACCCAACAGAAGCGCGAGAGACGGCCGTCAGGACGGAGGAGTACCGGGAGGTCCCACAGCATATAGTGGACAGTCCGCCGGGCACGAGGACACCGAGAACGGTGAGAAAATAGCCCGAGCAACAATACGCGAAATGGGACAGTCCTGGGAAAGAAAACAAACAGAAATCCCTCCGTGAAGGCGCCAGTTTCCGAGGTGAAAAACGAAACCCCATGGAAGCACCGAAATGGGACAGTCCCACAGACGAGTAAACACACAAATAAATCCCCGAAAGGGGACAGTCAGGCCCGCTACGTACCACAGACATGCGAAAGGAAGCCGACAGCTGACAGTCAGCGGAGCACCACGAGGAAAACACCTCATGGAGGAACGCGGGACAGTCGACAACGCGACAGTGGGAGACAACTGGCTCCAGGAGAAGACAGCCATGCGAAGGGCTCCGACAGTCCCGCCATGCTGCAGTACGTCCTCTGGGTGTGGGATAGATCTTCCAAGATACGAAATGCTACAGCGACGATCTGGCGGCGTCTCACAGCAACCGAATCCGAGAATGCTATAGCACAGTTAGGGTGCCAACAATCGAAGCCGTGGGGGTGCCAAGTTTTCAGAAGCAGTAACCGCCAGAATGCTGAAGCCCATCCTCATAACAGTACGAGGCGGCACGCGAGAAACGTCACGTGGGACTGTCGAATTGTGGTAGCTTTGATGAAAGGGTGTTGAGAGCCATGTCAGGCGCTAAGCACCCAGAAGCAGGCAACGAATGCCACCTAACTCCGTTTTTGCTGATCCGCGCAGGAAGACCAGCATCCTTCTATACAATGGAGAAGGGTTTAAATTTGTGAGGTCACCCAGCAATAGTGACCTAGTGGATACCGCCAGGCCAGCACTAACCCAGGAGCAGCGAGGAACTGTCGAGTAGCAGTATCAGTGAGGATAGGATGTTGGTGGCCATGCTGGTCCACCCATCACCCTAGAAGGAGGAGCGTTGTGCTCCCGCTTCAAGCTTTGCTAGTCCCCGTGGAAAGACCAGCACGTCCCCATACGAAGTCTATAATCTTAACTTTATTACATTACCTGTCAGCAGTAGTTTAGTAGACATCCAACCAGCAATATCTCGCGGGATCAGAGGGACTGTCAGCCGTGCCGAGAAGGGGAGATTGTCCAAGATTACAACGGAAGTCCGGTGTCCCCTATGGTCGACTGTCACTCGAGCTGGAGACCGTTTCACTTCTACTCCCTATGGAAGAGAATTGGATGCTCTCCATCCGTTGTTCTGGTATGCTCCGGGAGACGGTGCTCTTCGACGCCCTGCATAGTGAACTGGCCGCGATGCTTGATGACCACCGGGAGATCGATAGCGACCGTGTCGCGACGACCATCCTCGAGAATGACGGCCAAAGAATGCTCACTATTGGGATTGTCGGCGACGGCCTCGATGGGAACGGAAGCCACCACGTCGACCGTCAGCGGACAGAGGGGCAAGTACCCGAAGCCGTCCAGGGGCTTGGGCCCGAGTTCTTCACATGGATGTATCTACGCTACCGCTGGGTTTTCGAGCCGGAGTACCGTCCTGAGTGACGTCATGGTCGACTGTCGACCGAGCTGGAGAACAGATGAAAGACGGTGTGTCTCCCAGCCGACTGTCAACTGTCGGTACGTCAGCGGGATGGACTTAAATGTATAAACACGGTTGTCATACAAGTCGTATATTTGGCACCCCGTTATCTGAAGCCGACTGTCCACCATTCACCGAGGCGACATTCGGGCAATCTGCTCTTAGGGGTAATACTTTAGCCGCCGTCTCTCATCACAATCATTCATGTCGCAAATAAACTTCAGAGAAACCGCCCGGCTGAAAGTCAGCCGATTAGCGGGATATACAATCCAGATCCTTCTGATGGGAATGTTCTTTGGTTGGATCGCAGCAACTCCCATGCCAACTCTCATCAGAATGCTGGAGCAGCAAGGTTATTCGCCGATGATGGCGGAACTAAGCGCATTTTTGTTCCATCTATCGCTGTACCCCATCTTTGCGATTGCCGCCACAAGTGTGTTCAGTGACCGGAAGAACGGACAGTCACTGTGGGGCGCGTTCTGGACTCGTCCCCTTCGTTCGCTATTTGGTATTCCAATAACCTTTGCCATGCTCTGTTGCTGTGCCGCATTTGGGATCGGATTTGGTGGGGCAGCATTTCAAGCTAAGATACTCACCCCCAAGTGGTGGTACACTAGTGTGGCCATGGCTGGCGTCACGCTTTTTGCCGTCTGGATGACGGACTTCTTCTACGAGATCATCTACGGCGAACAGTCCGAGCAAGAACTTGCCAACGCCATCTAGAGACGGACAGAGCGATCCGTCTCAGCAGGTCGTAGATCAGAATTAGGCAAGAAGCAACGCTCCGAGCAGGGACAACAGCACGCCCAGCGGAATGGGTTTGGCGAGTGAAGCACCACGATCAAATGACCTACGACAAGCCTCTCAACTACGAGTCGTTTGAACCCTCATGGAGTGTTGGCCCAATCTTTCCGCCAGTCATGGGGGTGATGTGGGTGTTGTTTGTGCTTATCGACATGGGTGCGTTTTTGGTGTTTACAACTACCCACTCGCTCACAGATTCGCTCCCGATAGCGATATTACCGCTCATAACGGTCTGCACAACCTATTTACTCCATGAAGGTGTGCTTGCGCTGGTTGGCCAGTGGTATGGCTGTGAGGTATCGTTTGGGATCGATGTTGAGCGCTGGAGTGCGACGCCGTATGTCGTCACAGCTGGCCGGAAAACCCGCACCCAGCAATTCGTAATCTCGCTTGCACCGTTGATCCTCCTCGATGGTATCGCGATGATCGTGATTGCCCTGAGCAGTCTGCTCTCGGTACCATGGTTGCTTGGTGTGATCGTCTTCGCCACGAATACGTTCGGGTCGATTCAGGGCATTGACTCCGACATTGCGACCGTATATCGACTCTGGCAGCTCCCACCCACAGTACAGATTAGGGATCAAATGGGTGAACCACGCCAGTATCTTCGATTGCAGACCGATGGGTGAAATGCAATGTGCTACCCATTCGATGCAATAATCGGCATCATCCACTGCCTCATGTTGCACTAAGCGGGTGTGGAGGGACTCGCGATTAATTTCAAATTACTCTACTCGAAATCACGTGTGGTCACAATTCTGCGCCAGTAATTGAAGGTCAATCTCCCTCTCTGAAGAGACGAACGTCGCATAGCTGTTCTTTGCACAGTCCCGTCCGGTGACTTTCCACTGCACTGTTTTCTCTAAGGCAGGAGTCATATCATCAGTGGCAACTCGCAATTGATACGTTGCCTTTGGCACCTTCATACCGAGTTTCTGAACCATCCCGGGATCCAGTAGAACCGATTCTCCGGCTTGGTCATTGCCAGTATCAGTATCGGTTAGCTGTACCCATGCTTCGATATTTTCGTCAGTGGTATTCAAGATATGAATTTGAACCTGAATCTGAGAATTGAGTCCCGATAGTGACTGACACCCAGTTAGAGCGGTTAGCCCTCCAGCGGTGACAGTGAGCAGCCGACGGCGAGTGACAGAGGAAACCATATACAGATATATGTGTTATTTAGTAAATGTCTTCTGGTGATATTCACTGACAACGTGGTGAACCATATTCCCTTAACAATCAACTTACCCATCTCCACTGCCGCTTATACTGCCCACAGGAAGTCAATCACCGAAATCGGCCAAATTCGAGAAGTTGACCTCGCTGCTGTCGCACGTTCTATTTCGGTTATCAAACCAATCACGTATTTTGAAACGGGCCGAAATCACAGAACGGAGACTACTTTTTTGCCAATTGTTCGGGGCAGCCAAATTCGATTGACGAAACCAACGGCAGTTGGTTCGCTAAATATGTACACCGGTCGCCATTCAAGCCAGTGATGGAGGTGGAAACCAGAGGCGGTAGCGGTACGGCCGCTATGTATCTGTGACTAGTTTTACCCGAAAAAAGTTTACGCTGTTAACAGTGTGTATATGATTATTATAGCTCCTGATAAAGAGATAAGAAGCCCAAATACCTGGTACATTTTGACTCCTCCACCGTTCATTTTCATGCTTTTGTCTACTCCCGGCCAATTTCGAAGTCTAAAAAGAAATTGTGGGTATTTTATCCATGGTAGTCCGAGAAATATGAGAACAGCTCCAAACAATAGATTTCGAAGTATAATCCATTTCATTATAGACTCACTTCGATTTTTGCTCTTATGAATATTTTGTGCCTGTTTCAATTGTATCATTTTTATGAACGCAACACATTATATGGTGTCAAAGTAAACAGGTGTCTGCAATTAGGCGGAAGCTCGAGGAAGGGTTTGAATCTGGTGGAGACGTCCTACGGATTGCACACAGATCGGTTCGGGGGTCCCGAGGGCTGGTTACTTCCACTTATGGAATTAACCGGCAGGAAATCAGGTTCAACCTTCTTGTGTGTCCTCGCCGATGAGGACATTGTCAATCGCATCGAGCAGACTACCGGATGGCACTTCTAGCTTGGTAGCGATTACTGCCATTAATTCCCACGCTCGTTGACGACGATCTAAACCAAATTGTCTAGTGGGTCATCGCTAGCCAAACCAGAAGTGAATACACCGAAGTTAGTATATTATACTAACCACTGTTAGCACTTGTACCACCGAAAAACGAACGAATGATAGAATGGGGAGGGTAGAAACGTTCGCGGAAGTCAGTGAGAGTCAGCGAGGAAGTCCGTTACCCACACATCAGGGTGCGGTGGGTGCAAATCACCCATCACAAGCACCGCATCAGGAGCAGCGAGACGATGGCCGCACGGACTCACATGGACCCGCAACGGACCCGCCACCGTCATCGTCCCAATAACTCGCAGACAGCGCGGACAGCGGTACTTCTGCGTCATTCGGTGGCCTCCTCGACGCGGAGCGACCCGCCGCAGTCGCCACAGCTGTAACTCTCAGGCTGTTTGACGACCTTCGAGCGTCGATAGCGGGCGATCTTCCCGCTGCACTCCTCGCAAATCACCCACCAGTTCGGCGATGTGAAGCGCTCGCAGTGCTGGGTTGTGTCGAGCGCATCCGTCCACCGCTTGAACGTTCGCCCGTGGTCCGCTTCCCCGAACTCGTGATACTGCCATGCGTGGATCAACTCATGACGCACCGTCGAACTGAATTGCTCCCAACCGTGTTGCTCGAACGCGTCCCATGCGAGCGAGATCGTTATCTCGCCGGTCGCAGGGTCGTATTTCGTCGCTCCTGCCGACCGCTGTCGTCGGTGGGACACCTCCCATTCAATCGCTTCAAAAGGCAGATCAGGAAAATACTCAGTGGCGACGTCTACCGCATGCTGTTGCGCGCGGTCGAGCAGCCCGCGCTTCGTCGTTGGTGTGTCGTCGCGTTCGGTCGTCTCCGCGCACTCGCTCAGCGTTCGCTGGGCACTATCGGACAGCGTTGTTTGGCGTGACATAAATGAAAAGAGTGAGACGGGATTAGTTCGGCAGTTCTTTGCGACCCGTCCGCACGCACGGCCAACACGGGAAGCCATTCAGGCCGTCACAGTCGCACTCTGCCGATTCAGTATCGTCTTCGTCCGTCTCGTCGTCCGATGGGAACGCCGTGAGCGTCCCGTCATCAGTCGCATTCTCGACGGCAGTCATGTGCTTGCAGAACGCGCTCCGGTGGACGTGATGCGGGCAGGTACACGCCATTGCTTCGCCCGTCACGTCGTCCAGCGTCACGACGTATTGATGCTCAGCGGGATTCTCGTGGCTTTCATTGGTCACGTCGACCTGTCCAGGGGCTTCGAGGCGGAAGCCGAACTGTTCCCACTGCGCGCGTTTCTGTGCCTTCTCGTCAGATTCAAGTTCCGTAGGCGATTTCGTACTCATGGGTTTCTAGCCGTAGTTTGTGAGAAGCCCACTCCCGCGCTGTACCAGCAGCGCGGGGAATTCTGATTTCCCCCGAGGGGAGCGACCTTCTCACCTATACCTATGGTGGCATGGGGCTTAAAACTTCCCCATTCCGACTCAGGCATAGGCCTTATCATGTTAGGGCACCAATACCGGTATAGGAATGGTCCCCAAAACACGAGCCATGGCCAACGAGAAGGAACGTAACCCAAACCGCAACGAGGACA
This portion of the Haladaptatus sp. R4 genome encodes:
- a CDS encoding SWIM zinc finger family protein encodes the protein MSTKSPTELESDEKAQKRAQWEQFGFRLEAPGQVDVTNESHENPAEHQYVVTLDDVTGEAMACTCPHHVHRSAFCKHMTAVENATDDGTLTAFPSDDETDEDDTESAECDCDGLNGFPCWPCVRTGRKELPN
- a CDS encoding SprT-like domain-containing protein, which gives rise to MSRQTTLSDSAQRTLSECAETTERDDTPTTKRGLLDRAQQHAVDVATEYFPDLPFEAIEWEVSHRRQRSAGATKYDPATGEITISLAWDAFEQHGWEQFSSTVRHELIHAWQYHEFGEADHGRTFKRWTDALDTTQHCERFTSPNWWVICEECSGKIARYRRSKVVKQPESYSCGDCGGSLRVEEATE